In Halichondria panicea chromosome 17, odHalPani1.1, whole genome shotgun sequence, a single window of DNA contains:
- the LOC135351914 gene encoding equilibrative nucleoside transporter 4-like, which produces MTDLDQEEDGKVFSESDCDSDAVLIPDHHDSSPRLCPCLRGQYTPHTNHASSDLPSDRCNLLYLCFFLAGAGFLFPFNSFVAAIDYFYCLYKAQFSAISEIIPMTYLVTTLLMSTLNLLLVEKLSICFRIMFGYVVFSIALFFVPMLDIGIHNGTVSIEASFYLTLGAVLVVGLGSGFQQSSYYGLSSMLPPRYSQALLAGESVAGFIVAINRIFTKLVFSERVGAIVFFVVSLLFVIMCIGCYVFIVRSPFVKYHMRRCRGADDQEMRESPSSGGSKGDAEEEELVERQDNNHIIQSSESQQLSLKQKIVGAVRVRLLVVSQIWRLMVTIFTTYLITLFIFPGLISEIRYDVIGDWTPVILIALFNCADFAAKWAALIKIRWTSTKLMLTGFLRVLLIPFAIMCVSPSPCDPVLSVGIMGWAVVLTVVLGLSNGYFGSLPMINVSMEVKKEEHREMAGAIMIWTLLFGLSSGAVLAYAVTPLTTLDQSCTLNNTCATQLNFTATFR; this is translated from the exons ATGACAGATCTCGATCAAGAAGAAGATGGGAAGGTCTTCAGTGAGTCTGACTGTGACTCAGATGCTGTCCTCATCCCTGACCACCATGACAGCTCTCCAAGGCTCTGCCCCTGTCTCAGAGGCcagtacacaccacacaccaacCATGCCTCTAGTGATCTACCTAGTGATCGATGCAACCTCCTCTACCTGTGCTTCTTTCTGGCAGGGGCTGGATTTCTGTTCCCCTTTAATAGTTTTGTGGCAGCCATTGACTATTTCTACTGTCTCTACAAAGCTCAGTTTTCAGCCATCTCTGAGATAATCCCCATGACGTATCTAGTGACAACACTGCTGATGTCCACGCTAAACCTGTTATTGGTGGAAAAACTATCCATCTGTTTCAGGATAATGTTTGGTTACGTCGTCTTCTCCATAGCACTCTTCTTTGTGCCAATGCTGGATATTGGTATACATAACGGGACAGTGAGTATTGAAGCGTCGTTTTATCTCACTCTTGGAGCTGTGCTTGTGGTCGGGCTGGGATCAggat tCCAACAGTCATCCTACTACGGCCTGTCCAGCATGCTCCCCCCTCGCTACTCACAGGCACTACTAGCTGGAGAAAGTGTGGCCGGTTTTATAGTCGCCATCAACCGAATATTCACTAAACTTGTCTTCTCTGAGAGAGTGGGTGCCATTGTGTTCTTTGTAGTATCGTTGCTCTTTGTGATAATGTGCATTGGTTGCTATGTGTTTATCGTGAGGAGCCCTTTTGTCAAGTACCACATGCGGAGATGCAGGGGAGCAGATGACCAGGAAATGAGGGAAAGCCCCTCTTCTGGAGGCAGCAAAGGGGACGCAGAGGAAGAAGAACTTGTCGAAAGGCAGGATAATAATCATATCATCCAGTCATCAGAGAGTCAACAGCTGTCACTGAAACAGAAAATAGTTG GTGCTGTTCGTGTTCGTTTGTTGGTTGTCTCTCAGATATGGCGGCTAATGGTGACCATCTTCACAACTTACCTCATCACATTGTTCATCTTCCCCGGTCTAATCTCAGAAATTCGATACGACGTCATTGGAGATTGGACCCCAGTCATTCTAATAGCACTCTTCAACTGTGCTGACTTTGCTGCTAAATGGGCTGCCCTTATCAAGATTCGCTGGACCTCCACTAAATTAATGCTGACTGGTTTTTTAAGAGTATTGCTCATTCCGTTTGCCATAATGTGTGTTTCCCCCTCTCCCTGTGACCCGGTTTTGAGTGTAGGGATTATGGGATGGGCTGTTGTGCTCACCGTGGTTCTGGGACTGAGTAATGGCTACTTTGGGAGTCTTCCAATGATCAATGTCTCTATGGAGGTCAAGAAGGAGGAGCACAGAGAGAtggcag GTGCCATCATGATATGGACTCTACTGTTTGGGCTGAGCTCTGGGGCCGTGTTGGCCTATGCAGTCACTCCACTCACCACTCTGGACCAAAGCTGTACCCTCAACAACACTTGTGCTACCCAACTGAACTTTACTGCAACATTCAGATAG
- the LOC135351913 gene encoding WD repeat-containing protein on Y chromosome-like, translating to MADTMPSGSGNPGARGGGAHPATLRTGELSGECVFQVEDHITVDQFSELMAAFQRHGRHRHSQGTVAMPTDNFQALLSQTLHRPEGDERISLLCNKIDSGGDGVIQKDKFCSYFLQQLREKDSSNVHHLPFQEPPKFRHNMASKETLCRLMFSGPVPRYISISKDGGAGVWSSSLHFQRGFILEGSTDSHTVTRGTSGPTLWVTDCTLMADCNKLVISTTARELLFYDISTTIFTCQYQIHDCPSVVLCMTYHCSCDSIDSGGGSTASYLLYGDMSGSVSILSFTNPQTGLFVGGSLDDQATPQMIAYARLTEHAQCVTFQTMPQLHPDWVRRISYVWHNHSFISCSNSPINSLVMRDVGRKRKSYIFRVRKGVLCFDYSHQLEILVTGSIDHVVRLWNPYVPSKPMAVLKGHTAAVLDVVVASGCGLIFSYSHDALLCAWDLYEHVLVQKIHVRFPFSQRLPDYGPSVLTLHTSHTPTLVVVCNEYIAEFKVGATLTGLATGGGVALTSHAHPLSAAVYNPHLHQVVSGCEGGVVTIWDIDSGRQVLRFANCHGNNEITALCLDTTGRRLVTGSRDGDIKVWNCSNGSCLKHMAGDGYTEVTGVMHILEKSKFLSVGWNKRITTYLDEPDIFKVSPDNSWRGKETHHHDDILCFSYCPPFYLATGSFDGEIKVWNMDTEKVVSTFHSTTRMKPAMLPKMRKTSVSSQVAMSRRSSLNSSRPVSRRMSTYRMRSSSVHLHHVPVNQLLFLRSRLRGHQKGSATLVSSEGGVARFWDIFSPSSEPLGWFPLTESEEECVMALKTDPLERLLLAGDTAGGISIYDITNFCTTSHKPQETFFRPVSHWQAHSSEVVSIDYIGHEAQPLVLSASGDSTLRLWTLSGHYIGMFGQRQFWNLKNPSTFQHPYTPWGEVQCPPSHLPGPEAATQRLPSRATTPRPGTPGRSLKTHVLKEEEASYQIAASGSSSSASIADNAGGLVRPLTDKSLGCNYNDSIHKRMFGRHERRAQYAEINTKATQRFGSLCSPYQALQLLNLEDVRMPQEMVSVVHQTES from the exons ATGGCTGATACGATGCCCTCAGGCTCAGGCAACCCAGGAGctagagggggaggggctcatcCTGCAACACTCAGAACTGGAGA gttgTCAGGGGAGTGTGTGTTCCAGGTGGAGGATCACATCACAGTGGATCAGTTCTCTGAGCTCATGGCTGCCTTCCAACGTCACGGGCGACATCGACACTCCCAGGGAACCGTGGCGATGCCCACGGACAACTTCCAAGCCCTCCTCTCACAAACATTGCACAGACCTGAGGGAGACGAGAGGATCTCACTCCTCTGCAACAAA ATTGACTCTGGTGGAGATGGTGTTATTCAAAAGGACAAGTTTTGCTCTTACTTTCTCCAACAACTGAGAGAGAAGGACTCCTCTAATGTCCATCACCTGCCATTCCAAGAGCCACCAAAGTTCAGGCACAACATGGCCTCCAAGGAGACGCTCTGTCGCCTCATGTTCTCCGGACCTGTCCCAAGATACATCTCCATCAGCAAG GACGGTGGTGCTGGCGTATGGAGCTCAAGCTTACACTTTCAGCGAGGGTTTATATTGGAGGGTAGTACGGACTCCCACACAGTCACCAGGGGAACCTCAGGCCCCACCCTCTGGGTGACTGACTGCACCCTAATGGCAGACTGCAATAAACTAGTCATCTCTACAACCGCCAGAGAGCTGCTCTTCTACGACATCTCCACCACCATCTTTACTTGCCAGTACCAGATACACG ATTGTCCATCGGTGGTGCTTTGTATGACCTACCACTGCAGCTGTGACTCCATT GACTCGGGAGGTGGTTCAACGGCCTCTTATTTGCTCTATGGAGACATGAGTGGTTCAGTTAGCATCCTGTCTTTCACCAACCCCCAGACGGGGCTGTTTGTGGGGGGCAGTTTGGACGATCAGGCAACCCCCCAGATGATAGCATACGCT AGACTTACCGAACATGCCCAGTGTGTGACGTTCCAGACGATGCCCCAGCTCCACCCAGACTGGGTCCGTCGCATCAGCTACGTGTGGCACAATCATTCCTTTATCTCATGTTCCAACTCTCCCATCAACTCTCTTGTGATGAGAGACGTAGGGAGAAAGAGGAAAAGCTACATCTTTAGAGTTCGGAAG GGGGTGCTCTGTTTTGACTACTCCCACCAGCTGGAGATCCTAGTGACTGGCAGTATTGATCACGTGGTGCGATTGTGGAATCCCTACGTCCCCTCTAAACCCATGGCTGTACTCAAGGGACACACTGCAGCTGTGCTTGATGTGGTGGTggccagtgggtgtggtctcatcTTTTCCTACTCCCATGACGCA ttGCTATGTGCTTGGGACCTCTACGAACACGTACTGGTACAGAAGATCCATGTCCGGTTCCCGTTCTCGCAGCGTCTCCCTGACTACGGCCCCTCGGTCCTCACtctccacacatcacacacgcccacactcGTGGTCGTCTGCAACGAGTACATCGCCGAGTTCAAAGTGGGGGCCACTCTCACCGGATTGGCcactggaggaggtgtggcTCTAACTAGCCACGCCCACCCACTGTCGGCAGCAGTCTACAACCCACACCTCCACCAG gtggtgagtgggtgtgaagggggcgtggtcacCATATGGGACATTGATAGCGGACGCCAGGTGCTAAGGTTTGCCAATTGCCATGGTAACAACGAGATCACGGCCCTCTGTTTGGATACCACTGGACGTAGACTGGTCACTGGATCAAGAGATGGAGACATaaaa GTTTGGAACTGTTCCAACGGCAGCTGTCTCAAACACATGGCGGGTGACGGGTACACAGAGGTCACAGGGGTCATGCACATCCTGGAGAAGAGTAAGTTCCTGTCCGTTGGTTGGAACAAACGAATCACGACGTACCTGGATGAGCCAGAT ATTTTTAAAGTGAGCCCGGACAATTCCTGGAGGGGGAAGGAGACTCATCACCATGACGATATCCTTTGCTTTTCGTACTGCCCCCCATTCTATCTAGCCACTGGGAGCTTTGATGGGGAGATCAAGGTATGGAACATGGACACGGAGAAGGTTGTGTCCACGTTCCATTCCACCACCAGGATGAAGCCTGCAATGCT accAAAGATGCGAAAAACCAGTGTCAG ctcCCAGGTTGCTATGAGTAGGAGGAGCTCTCTAAACAGCTCTCGTCCTGTCAGTAGAAGAATGTCCACCTACAGAATGAGATCAAGCTC GGTTCACTTGCATCACGTACCCGTGAACCAACTGCTTTTCTTGAGGTCAAGGCTCAGAGGTCACCAGAAAGGGTCAGCAACGCTCGTCTCCAGTGAGGGGGGCGTGGCTCGTTTCTGGGACATATTTAGTCCCTCCAGCGAACCATTAG GTTGGTTCCCTCTGACAGAGAGTGAGGAGGAGTGTGTGATGGCACTCAAGACAGACCCCCTGGAGAGATTGCTGCTGGCGGGGGACACTGCAGGGGGTATCTCTATCTACGATATCACTAACTTCTGCACCACATCTCACAAACCACAA GAGACGTTCTTCCGACCAGTGTCCCACTGGCAGGCACACTCGAGTGAGGTGGTCTCCATTGACTACATCGGACATGAGGCCCAACCCCTAGTCCTGTCAGCATCAGGAGACTCTACACTGAGATTATGGACTCTCTCCGGTCATTACATCGGAATGTTTGGTCAGAGGCAGTTCTGGAACCTCAAGAATCCCTCCACATTCCAGCACCCCTA TACCCCCTGGGGGGAGGTCCAGTGTCCTCCCTCCCACCTCCCGGGACCCGAGGCTGCTACCCAGAGACTCCCCAGTAGAGCTACTACCCCTCGTCCAGGAACACCTGGAAGAAGTTTAAAAACACACGTGCTGAAAGAAGAAGAGGCgtcctatcagattgcagcatcgGGAAGCAGCTCCTCTGCTTCTATTGCAGACAACGCAGGAGGTCTTGTACGCCCCCTCACAGACAAG TCGCTGGGATGCAACTATAATGATAGTATCCACAAGAGGATGTTTGGTCGTCACGAGAGGAGAGCACAATATGCTGAGATCAACACTAAGGCCACTCAGAGGTTCGGCTCCCTCTGCTCACCCTATCAGGCACTACAGCTGCTC AATTTGGAGGATGTGAGAATGCCTCAGGAGATGGTATCCGTGGTGCATCAAACAGAGTCCTAA
- the LOC135351905 gene encoding uncharacterized protein LOC135351905 isoform X2, whose protein sequence is MRIQILGCLADLDTVDVPQEPTQAVTEAEGTVAEGTVLATALPIALVTILVVAVIAIISVTCCYYFSRKNRGMKAMNMPEMNEDQTIKHVKNDLYHTSTNRRFADSTNSTAYMISRSPQPYEVARTGNQAEENNETGTASYETVNLEVMAERNRAPTKLESNKTEEGYETVGFETESDNTGKVTLPVYATVTVEDAHAVGEGAETNVTYSSVQNSQENGYLNMPPKTRSQLQEELGITESYGPERFQV, encoded by the exons ATGAGGATACAGATACTGGGATGCCTGGCAGATTTAG ATACTGTTGATGTCCCACAAGAACCCACACAAGCAGTGACTGAGGCTGAGGGAACAGTGGCAGAGGGAACAGTG CTTGCTACAGCATTACCCATTGCCTTGGTAACAATACTAGTGGTGGCTGTGATAGCCATCATTAGCGTCACCTGTTGCTACTACTTCAGCCGCAAAAACAGAGG AATGAAGGCAATGAACATGCCCGAAATGAATGAGGATCAAACTATAAAACATGTGAAGAATGACCTATATCACACTTCCAC GAATAGGCGTTTTGCTGATTCCACTAACTCAACTGCCTACATGATAAGCAGAAGCCCCCAGCCGTACGAAGTAGCCAGGACAGGTAACCAAGCAGAAGAAAACAATGAAACAGGGACAGCTTCGTATGAGACGGTTAATTTGGAAGTAATGGCTGAGAGAAATCGAGCACCTACAAAACTTGAATCCAACAAGACAGAGGAAGGTTACGAAACAGTGGGCTTTGAAACAGAGAGTGACAACACAGGGAAGGTTACTTTACCAGTGTATGCAACGGTTACTGTAGAGGACGCCCACGCAGTAGGGGAGGGGGCGGAGACAAACGTTACTTATTCAAGCGTTCAGAATTCCCAGGAGAATGGATACTTGAACATGCCACCCAAAACACGTTCCCAACTG CAGGAGGAGCTTGGAATTACTGAATCGTACGGACCTGAACGATTTCAAGTGTAG
- the LOC135351897 gene encoding uncharacterized protein LOC135351897: MLSYWVILALVFSCCWSRGLSVVECRSGPKNNTLPTESEAEITSNLDSLPGHGPSEANLTSAGWCSETLLSTADPYLQFNFNEVYAVFTGIISGVNDTNVSSYITSLQVEADSQGTGKYYSITDSTQTHPGTVNTFLVNATHERPILFSISGFGAKSIRIRPLTWTSNPPCMRIQIMGCLADLETVVVPQEPTQAVTEAEGIMVEGTVLAIALPIALVTILVVAVIAIISVTCCYYLSRKNRGMKAMNMPEMNEDQTIKHVKNDLYHTSTNRRFADSTNSTTYMISRSPQPYEVARTGNQAEENNETGTASYETVNLEVMAERNRAPTKLESNKTEEGYETVGFETESKNTGKVTLPVYATVTVEDAHAVGEGAETNVTYSSVQNSQENGYLNMPPKTRSQLQEELGITESYGPERFQV; this comes from the exons ATGTTGTCATACTGGGTGATTCTAGCGTTGGTTTTTAGTTGCTGCTGGAGCCGTGGACTATCAG TGGTGGAATGCCGCTCTGGACCAAAAAATAATACATTACCAACCGAATCAGAAGCTGAGATCACCTCTAACCTCGACTCCCTCCCTGGCCATGGACCCAGTGAAGCTAATCTAACTAGTGCTGGCTGGTGTTCAGAGACTCTACTGAGTACTGCCGACCCTTACTTGCAGTTCAACTTTAACGAAGTGTATGCAGTGTTTACTGGGATTATAAGCGGAGTGAATGATACAAATGTGAGCAGTTACATCACATCACTACAAGTGGAGGCAGACTCTCAAGGCACTGGAAAATATTACTCAATAACAGATTCAACACAAACCCATCCAGGA ACTGTCAACACCTTCCTGGTCAATGCCACGCATGAGAGACCTATACTGTTTAGTATTTCCGGGTTTGGTGCAAAATCCATACGTATACGACCTCTGACCTGGACGAGCAACCCTCCCTGTATGAGGATACAGATAATGGGATGCCTGGCAGATTTAG AGACTGTTGTTGTTCCACAAGAACCCACACAAGCAGTTACTGAGGCTGAGGGAATAATGGTTGAAGGAACAGTGCTTGCTATAGCATTACCCATTGCCTTGGTAACAATACTAGTGGTGGCTGTGATAGCCATCATTAGCGTCACCTGTTGCTACTACTTGAGCCGCAAAAACAGAGG AATGAAGGCAATGAACATGCCTGAAATGAATGAGGATCAAACCATAAAACATGTGAAGAATGACCTGTATCACACTTCCAC GAATAGGCGTTTTGCTGATTCCACTAACTCAACTACCTACATGATAAGCAGAAGCCCCCAGCCGTACGAAGTAGCCAGGACAGGTAACCAAGCAGAAGAAAACAATGAAACAGGGACAGCTTCGTATGAGACGGTTAATTTGGAAGTAATGGCTGAGAGAAATCGAGCACCTACAAAACTTGAATCCAACAAGACAGAGGAAGGTTACGAAACAGTGGGCTTTGAAACAGAGAGTAAAAACACAGGGAAGGTTACTCTACCAGTGTATGCAACGGTTACTGTAGAGGACGCCCACGCAGTAGGGGAGGGGGCGGAGACAAACGTTACTTATTCAAGCGTTCAGAATTCCCAGGAGAATGGATACTTGAACATGCCACCCAAAACACGTTCCCAACTG CAGGAGGAGCTTGGAATTACTGAATCGTACGGACCTGAACGATTTCAAGTGTAG
- the LOC135351896 gene encoding uncharacterized protein LOC135351896 → MVLLGLTIEEQSSIISKLSRDLSEKMAVMLVKLLVVIMLCSACAQAQALRCRTNEYIISSNEVITPPLMVEASYETSILESPAAEKVLYFGYNGEDLYTWCSDTSDNNPYVIIRFSQPVFITSFLSSGSTDHSFSTLDTFYVTNFTMEYTNTSGDFNYYTTFGGQRKYFNQTEPVALFRLGRPIVTDAIRFRPIQASDGSGTLICLGVALFGCIEAETMEEVTNEPNTMATTSSDATASNTGGTTDVGGIATAQPVVLRDYQALEIALPIGIITIIIVIMTVAIGVLLCVTREQSQHKYDIPQSISLNPTSRILDNSALYNIPRPIDDDGTIIKIVNNELYGQDSRHNSLSVEASNLEVIYSDDDHYEFITEQPTSKVEEDDTNSMCGNSAYELADQGEGVEATPTDFELTRNNSYEVAGELVENLCEETTH, encoded by the exons ATGGTGTTGTTAGGACTCACAATAGAAGAACAATCAAGCATTATCTCTAAATTAAGTCGCGATCTTTCAGAAAAGATGGCTGTGATGCTAGTCAAGCTGTTGGTGGTGATAATGCTATGCTCTGCTTGTGCACAAGCTCAAGCTCTCA GATGCCGCACAAACGAGTACATTATCTCCAGCAATGAAGTGATCACACCTCCACTCATGGTGGAGGCCTCTTATGAAACGTCCATCTTAGAATCACCTGCTGCTGAAAAGGTGCTCTATTTTGGCTACAATGGCGAGGACCTGTACACATGGTGCAGCGATACCAGTGATAACAACCCATACGTCATTATACGCTTTAGTCAGCCTGTCTTCATAACAAGCTTTCTATCTAGTGGAAGCACAGATCATTCATTCAGTACACTAGACACGTTCTATGTAACCAACTTCACCATGGAGTATACCAACACCAGTGGAGATTTTAACTACTACACAACATTTGGTGGTCAAAGAAAG TATTTCAATCAAACTGAGCCAGTAGCCTTGTTCCGACTGGGTAGACCAATAGTGACGGACGCCATTCGCTTCAGACCCATACAAGCGTCTGATGGCAGTGGAACACTGATTTGTCTCGGAGTGGCTCTGTTTGGCTGTATAGAGGCAGAAA CAATGGAAGAAGTAACCAACGAACCGAACACTATGGCAACTACTAGCAGTGACGCTACAGCTAGCAACACAGGGGGTACAACTGATGTGGGGGGTATAGCTACAGCACAGCCGGTTGTCTTGAGGGACTATCAAGCGTTGGAGATAGCTCTGCCTATTGGAATAATCACCATCATAATCGTCATAATGACAGTAGCGATAGGGGTGCTCCTGTGTGTTACTAGGGAACAGAGTCAGCACAAATATGATATACCTCAGAGCATCTCCCTCAACCCCACCTCACGTATACTAGACAACTCAGCTCTCTACAATATACCACGTCCAAT AGATGACGACGGGACGATAATAAAGATAGTCAATAATGAGCTGTATGGTCAAGATTCAAGACATAACAG tctGAGTGTGGAGGCTAGCAACCTGGAGGTGATCTACTCTGATGATGATCACTACGAGTTTATTACAGAGCAGCCTACTAGCAAGGTCGAGGAAGATGACACTAACAGCATGTGCGGTAACTCAGCCTACGAGCTGGCTGACcaaggtgagggggtggaggccacacccactgattTCGAACTCACAAGAAACAATAGCTATGAGGTCGCCGGTGAACTGGTAGAGAATTTGTGCGAGGAGACTACACACTAG
- the LOC135351905 gene encoding uncharacterized protein LOC135351905 isoform X1, producing the protein MRIQILGCLADLDTVDVPQEPTQAVTEAEGTVAEGTVAEGITVEGTVLATALPIALVTILVVAVIAIISVTCCYYFSRKNRGMKAMNMPEMNEDQTIKHVKNDLYHTSTNRRFADSTNSTAYMISRSPQPYEVARTGNQAEENNETGTASYETVNLEVMAERNRAPTKLESNKTEEGYETVGFETESDNTGKVTLPVYATVTVEDAHAVGEGAETNVTYSSVQNSQENGYLNMPPKTRSQLQEELGITESYGPERFQV; encoded by the exons ATGAGGATACAGATACTGGGATGCCTGGCAGATTTAG ATACTGTTGATGTCCCACAAGAACCCACACAAGCAGTGACTGAGGCTGAGGGAACAGTGGCAGAGGGAACAGTGGCAGAGGGAATAACGGTTGAAGGAACAGTGCTTGCTACAGCATTACCCATTGCCTTGGTAACAATACTAGTGGTGGCTGTGATAGCCATCATTAGCGTCACCTGTTGCTACTACTTCAGCCGCAAAAACAGAGG AATGAAGGCAATGAACATGCCCGAAATGAATGAGGATCAAACTATAAAACATGTGAAGAATGACCTATATCACACTTCCAC GAATAGGCGTTTTGCTGATTCCACTAACTCAACTGCCTACATGATAAGCAGAAGCCCCCAGCCGTACGAAGTAGCCAGGACAGGTAACCAAGCAGAAGAAAACAATGAAACAGGGACAGCTTCGTATGAGACGGTTAATTTGGAAGTAATGGCTGAGAGAAATCGAGCACCTACAAAACTTGAATCCAACAAGACAGAGGAAGGTTACGAAACAGTGGGCTTTGAAACAGAGAGTGACAACACAGGGAAGGTTACTTTACCAGTGTATGCAACGGTTACTGTAGAGGACGCCCACGCAGTAGGGGAGGGGGCGGAGACAAACGTTACTTATTCAAGCGTTCAGAATTCCCAGGAGAATGGATACTTGAACATGCCACCCAAAACACGTTCCCAACTG CAGGAGGAGCTTGGAATTACTGAATCGTACGGACCTGAACGATTTCAAGTGTAG
- the LOC135351915 gene encoding cilia- and flagella-associated protein 97-like encodes MASCNRLLQKKWEDKKFRDHRDRLRKIKSSVDNGYPQEFVHIRENKKKQKIEQDRQATIQRHNNQLLKRMHTIMQTTGGVDHRNTDWRPKKSLNTVKRQREMDRISRENHGLLRRLETIQPQYSTRKWEEDFLEHQSRAKSMQLFPSLQEGRMLVEGPKLRSDVPILPPIVTTGSSRPETQPMSEIKEEIDVDD; translated from the exons ATGGCTTCTTGCAACAGACTACTGCAAAAGAAATGGGAAGACAAGAAGTTCAGAGATCACAGAGACAGG TTACGCAAAATTAAATCCTCTGTCGACAATGGCTACCCACAAGAGTTTGTGCACATCAGAGAAAACAAAAAAAAGCAAAAA ATTGAGCAGGACAGACAGGCCACTATCCAGCGTCACAATAACCAGCTGCTCAAACGAATGCACACGATAATGCAGACCACAGGTGGCGTGGATCACCGCAACACTGACTGGCGACCCAAGAAGAGCCTTAACACAGTTAAGAGACAGCGTGAGATGGACCGAATCAGTCGAGAAAACCACGGCCTTTTGAGACGTCTAGAGACAATACAACCTCAGTACAGCACTCGGAAGTGGGAAGAGGATTTCCTAGAGCATCAGTCTCGAGCCAAGAGCATGCAGCTGTTCCCATCATTGCAA GAGGGTAGGATGCTTGTGGAGGGACCTAAGCTGAGATCTGATGTACCCATACTCCCACCGATTGTCACCACAGGCTCGTCACGACCCGAGACACAGCCA atGAGTGAAATCAAAGAAGAAATTGATGTTGATGACTGA